The following DNA comes from Marichromatium purpuratum 984.
AGAGGGGCTGATTATCGGCCATCCCGGCACGCCCGGCACGGAAACCGCCCACACCGCCCCCGGGGAGTGACAGGTGCCCGGTCGGCGCCCGCCCGAAACGCTGGGGGAAGCCCCGCATTGACCGGGAATCCCCGCTGAGGCGAGGATGGGAGGTCGTGTCGGCGAGCGCGCGCAGCGCGCGCCGCCCCCCGTGCCAATGATCGCAGCCCGGATGCGTCCGCGTGGACGCCCTGTCGCGAAGAACGAAACCATGCCGGCGGCGCCTCCAGCGGACGCCGTGCTCGACGACCGAGGACCCGACATGAATCTCGCCTTCATCAGCCACCCGTCCTGCCTGGAACACCGCATGGGCGAGCACCATCCCGAGTGCCCCGAGCGGCTCAACGCGATCGGCGATCGCATGATCGCCTGCGGCATCGAGATGCTGCTGACCCACTACGACGCCCCCGCCGCGAGCCGCGCGCAACTCGAGATGGTGCATGAGGCCGACTATGTCCAGCACATCATCGACACTGCCCCGAGCGACGACTCGGTGGCCTGGGTCGACGGTGGCGACACCGGCATGAACCGTCACACCATGGAGGCGGCGATGCATTCCGCCGGCGCGGTGATCCTCGGCGTCGATCTGGTGATGAGCGATCGTCATCATGCCGCCTTCTGCTCGGTGAGGCCGCCGGGGCACCATGCCGGACGGCGCAGCGGCGGCGGCTTCTGTCTGTTCAACAACGTCGCCATCGGCGCCGCTCACGCCCTCGCCCACCACGGGCTCGAGCGCGTGGCCATCATCGACTTCGACGTCCATCATGGCAACGGTACCGAGGAGATCTTCCGCGGCGACGAACGCGTACTGTTCTGTTCGAGCTTCCAGCACCCCTACTACCCCAACAGCGGCGCCGACACCGACGCGCCCAACATTCTCAATCTGCCACTGCCGCGACTGACCGACGGGGCCGCCTTCAAGGCGGCGATCGAGCAGGCCTGGCTGCCCCGACTCGACGAGTTCGCGCCCGAGCTGATCATGATCTCGGCGGGATTCGACGGCCATATCGAGGACGACATGGCGCACTTCAACCTGCGCGAGGCCGACTTCGGCTGGCTCACCCGCGAGCTGCACCAGCTCGCGCTGCGCCATGCCGGAGAACGGGTGGTGTCCTGCCTGGAGGGGGGGTATACGCTGTCGGCGCTCGGCCGTTGTGTCAGTACGCATCTCGACGAGCTGATCGGCCACGTCTGAATCGGCGGGGTCGGGCCGCCGTGCTGCAACGCAGCATCAGGATAGACGGGCCGGATCGGGGTTGCAATCCGGCTTCGGGAGGACATATTGCCATCGCGACCATGCGCCCGGATATCCCCCTCAATGCGGGCCAGGTCCACGCCCGTCCCTGAGATCCGATCCGTACGGAGGGAAGGAGGATGCGCATCCCGTCGCTGCTCGCCGCCGTCGCCCTGCTCGCCACACTCGAGATCGGCGCCGCACCCCGCACCGAGACCCTGTTCTACACCGATGGCGAGATCCGCCTCGGCGGCTATCTCAGCCACGACGACGCCCACCCCGGCCCACGCCCCGGAGTGCTGGTGCTGCACGAGTGGTGGGGGCTCAACGATCATGTCCGCGCCCAGGCGCGACGGCTCACCGAACTCGGCTACGTGGTCTTCGCCGCCGACCTCTACGGCGCCGGTCGAGTCACCGAGCACGCCGCCGACGCCAAGGCATGGATGACCCAGCTCAGCGAAGATCCCGAGGCCTGGCGCCAGCGCGCCCTCGCCGGGCTGACGGTGCTGCGCGAGCGCCCGGAGGTCGACCCCGAGCGTATCGTCGCGCTCGGCTACTGCTTCGGCGGCGCCACCGCGATGCAGCTGGCCTATGCCGGCGCACCACTCGCCGGCGTGGTCAGCATCCACGGCTCCCTGCCCCCGCCACCGCCCGAACTCGGCCATCTCTCACCCGCGGTGCTCGCGCTGCACGGCGCCGCCGACCCCATGGTGCCGACGGCTCGCGTACACGCCTTCGAGCGCGGCCTCGAACGCCTCGGCGCCGACTGGCAACTGGTGATCTACGGCGCGGCCCGTCACGGCTTCACCAACCCGGAGGCCGACCGCTACGGGCTCGACGGCGTGGCCTACGACGCCCGCGCCGCGCAACGCGCCTGGCGCATGCTCGAGACCTTTCTCGACGAGGTGCTGACAACCGCGCCCTGAGCCGGTGCGCTCGAACACGCCCGGATCGGCTACCATCGGCATTGCGCGTCGCCGGCGGCGACGCCGTCCGTTCACACCCACCGATCAGCACCACATCATGTCCGATACCATCATCGTCTGGTTCAGACGCGACCTGCGTCTCGATGACAACCCCGCGCTCGAGGCCGCGCTGCGCGCGGGCGCGCGCATCCTCCCGGTCTATATCCATGCCCCCGACGAAGAGGCCCCCTGGGCCCCAGGCGCAGCCAGCCGCTGGTGGCTGCACCACAGCCTCGAGTCACTCGATGGCGCGCTGCGCGCGCGCGGTGCCCGACTGTGGATCGGCCAGGGCAAGAGCCTCGCGCTGCTGCGTCGACTGGCCGAGACCAGCGGCGCCCGGGCGATCCACTGGAACCGTCTCTACGATCCCGCCACCCGAGCGCGCGACACCGAGATCAAGCAGCAGCTCCGTGCCGCCGGACTCGACTGCGCCAGCCACAACGGCGCGCTGCTGTTCGAGCCCTGGGAGGCGGCCACCGGCAACGGTGGTCCCTACAAGGTGTTTAGCGCCTTCTGGCGTCACTGCGCGCCGCGCCTCGCCGAGCACCCCGATCCGATCGCGGCCCCGGCACGGATCCCCACCGTCGAACTCGACGGCGGCGCCACCGTCGCCGAACTCGGGCTGCTGCCACGCCTCTCCTGGGACCAGGGCTTGGCGGCGAACTGGACTCCCGGCGAGGACGGCGCGCGGATGGCCGCCGAGCACTTCCTCGCCGGCCCTCTCGGCGGCTACGGCAAGCTGCGCGATCATCCCGACCGACCGGGCACCTCACGGCTCTCGCCACACCTCCACTTCGGCGAGATCGGTCCGCGCCGACTGCTCGCGCTGACCCGCGCCGCGCTTCCCGCCCCCCCGACCCTGGGTGAGGATGCCTTCGCGCGCGAACTCGGCTGGCGCGAGTTCGCCTATCATCTGCTCTATCACTTCCCGCAGACCCCGGAGCATCCGCTCGATGCGCGCTTCGCCGACTACCCCTGGCGCGAACCGTCCGATACCGAGCTGCTCGAGCGCTGGCAACGAGGACGCACCGGCATTCCCCTGGTCGACGCCGGGATGCGCGAGCTGTGGCACACCGGCTGGATGCACAACCGGGTGCGCATGGTCGCCGCCTCCCTGCTCACCAAGAACCTACGCCTGCCCTGGCAGCTCGGCGCGCGCTGGTTCTGGGACACCCTGGTCGATGCCGATCTCGCCTGCAACACCCTCGGCTGGCAGTGGACCGCCGGCTGCGGCGCCGACGCCGCACCCTACTTCCGGGTCTTCAACCCGGTGCGCCAGGGCGAGCGCTTCGACCCCAATGGGGACTATGTGCGCCGCTGGTGCCCGGAGCTGGCACGCCTGCCCGACAAGGTACTGCAACAACCCTGGACCGCCACCAATACCACGCTGGCACGCGCCGGCGTTGGTCTCGACCTCAACTATCCGGCCCCCATGATCGATCTGGCGCAGTCACGGCGCGAGGCACTCGCCGGCTGGGAGCGTATCAAGACGACTCCCTGAGTCACATGCAGCATCGTCAATGTCCCCTTAGAATTGAGGGGGACTTCACCGAGGAGCGCCCCGATGCGCCGAACACCACCGATGCCGAACCACTGCCCGGCCAAACGACGACGCTGACCCTGGAGTCGGAACCCATGCCCGTCGCGCCCAAGCGCCCACATCTCACCTCAAATCGCCCGGCGCTGGGATTGTTGCGCGCGCTCTTCGACGCCTGCCACGAAGGGTTGATCGCAGTCGATCCCGACTACGGACGCATCCAGCTCGCCAACCTCACCGCCTGTCAACTGCTGCGTCTGGACGAACACGAGCTGCTCGGCCAGCGTCTCGAGCCGCTGCCCTGCTGGCCAGCGGAGCGCGGACTCGACGACGAGCTGGCCGCAGTACGCATCGGCGAGCGGGTGCTCGAGGCCCCGGGACCGGACCCGCGCACCCCGCTCGAAGTGCGACTGCGACTGATCGAGAACACGCCCAGCGGTCCGCTGGTGCTCGTGGTGCTGTCGCATCGCGAGCGCCGCCGCATCGAGTCGGCGCTGCGCGAGAGCGAGGCACGCTTTCGCGGCATCCTCGAGAAGCTGCCGGCGATCGCAGTACAGGGCTATGACGAGCAGCGCCGCGTCACCTTCTGGAACCGCGCCAACGAGCGTGTCTACGGCTACACCCCACAAGAGGCGCTGGGGCGACGGATCGAGGAGCTGATCATCCCGCCGGAGTTTCGCGAGCAGATGACCGGATTGATCGATACCTGGCTGCAGAGCGATCGCGACCCGCCGGCCAGCGAGTTGCGGCTGCGCCGTCGCGACGACTCAGCGGTCGAGGTCTTCTCCAGCCACGTGATGCAGCGCTACAGCAGCGGCCGGCGCGAGATGTTCTGCGTCGACATCGACCTCACCGAGATCCGTGCCGCCGAGGAACGGCTACGTCTGGCCGGTACCGTCTTCGACAGCACCGCCGAGGGGATCTACATCACCGACGCGAGCGGTCGTATCCTCGAGGTCAACCGCGCCTTCACCGCGATCACCGGCTATGAGCACGACACCCTGCTGGGTCGACCGATCTCGCTCCTCAAATCGGCCCGTCACCCCCCGGGGTTCTTCCAGGCGATCCGCCGTGCCCTCGCCGAGACCGGCTACTGGCGCGGTGAGATCTGGATCTGCTATCGCGATCGCAGCGTCCATCCGGCACTGCTGCGCATCAACCAGGTCTGCAACCCCCAGGGCGAGACAGCGCACTTCGTCGGCGTCTTCTCCGACCTCAGCCAGGTCC
Coding sequences within:
- a CDS encoding histone deacetylase family protein, with amino-acid sequence MNLAFISHPSCLEHRMGEHHPECPERLNAIGDRMIACGIEMLLTHYDAPAASRAQLEMVHEADYVQHIIDTAPSDDSVAWVDGGDTGMNRHTMEAAMHSAGAVILGVDLVMSDRHHAAFCSVRPPGHHAGRRSGGGFCLFNNVAIGAAHALAHHGLERVAIIDFDVHHGNGTEEIFRGDERVLFCSSFQHPYYPNSGADTDAPNILNLPLPRLTDGAAFKAAIEQAWLPRLDEFAPELIMISAGFDGHIEDDMAHFNLREADFGWLTRELHQLALRHAGERVVSCLEGGYTLSALGRCVSTHLDELIGHV
- a CDS encoding cryptochrome/photolyase family protein, with the translated sequence MSDTIIVWFRRDLRLDDNPALEAALRAGARILPVYIHAPDEEAPWAPGAASRWWLHHSLESLDGALRARGARLWIGQGKSLALLRRLAETSGARAIHWNRLYDPATRARDTEIKQQLRAAGLDCASHNGALLFEPWEAATGNGGPYKVFSAFWRHCAPRLAEHPDPIAAPARIPTVELDGGATVAELGLLPRLSWDQGLAANWTPGEDGARMAAEHFLAGPLGGYGKLRDHPDRPGTSRLSPHLHFGEIGPRRLLALTRAALPAPPTLGEDAFARELGWREFAYHLLYHFPQTPEHPLDARFADYPWREPSDTELLERWQRGRTGIPLVDAGMRELWHTGWMHNRVRMVAASLLTKNLRLPWQLGARWFWDTLVDADLACNTLGWQWTAGCGADAAPYFRVFNPVRQGERFDPNGDYVRRWCPELARLPDKVLQQPWTATNTTLARAGVGLDLNYPAPMIDLAQSRREALAGWERIKTTP
- a CDS encoding dienelactone hydrolase family protein, whose product is MRIPSLLAAVALLATLEIGAAPRTETLFYTDGEIRLGGYLSHDDAHPGPRPGVLVLHEWWGLNDHVRAQARRLTELGYVVFAADLYGAGRVTEHAADAKAWMTQLSEDPEAWRQRALAGLTVLRERPEVDPERIVALGYCFGGATAMQLAYAGAPLAGVVSIHGSLPPPPPELGHLSPAVLALHGAADPMVPTARVHAFERGLERLGADWQLVIYGAARHGFTNPEADRYGLDGVAYDARAAQRAWRMLETFLDEVLTTAP